TCTTTGCCCCAGTACAGCCCCAACAGCATGATCACTGGCATCGCACATGATTTCAAATGGCAAACTCCAATCGGAGGGCTGGATGATTGGGGGTGAAGTCAACAATTCCTTCAGCTTGTCAAAGGCTCTCTCACACTTGTCATTAAACTCGAAGGCTACATCCTTTTGCAAGAGTTGGAACAATGGGGccccaatttttgaaaaatccttgatgaaccttcGATAAAAACCTGCATGCCCAAGAAAAGAACGCACCTCCCGCACATTTGCGGGGTAAGGTAATGCAGAAATAACGTCTATTTTAGCCTTGTCAACCTCGATGCCCTTAGATGATACAATATGACCCAGGACTATCCCGTgctcaaccataaaatgacatttttcccaattaagcacgagattagtctctatacaccttatcaggatcaatttcaggttatctagacaCGTATCAAACCTATCACCATACACActgaaatcatccatgaaaacCTCTATTATTTTCTCAACATACTCAGAAAAGATGCTTACCATACATCTCTGGAACGTTGCAGGTGCATTGcataatccaaatggcattcgTCTATAGGCAAAGGTCCCGAACGGCCATGTGAAGGttgtcttctcttgatcctctggtgcaattgctatctgaaaatatcctgaaaatccatccaaaaagcAATAGTAAGCCCTACAAGCTAGACGTTCAACCATCTGATCAATGAAAGGGAGAGGGAAATGGTCTTTTTTAGTGACGGCATTTAGCCTACGGTAGTCTATACACTGCCTCCATCCAGTGGGCTTGCGTACTGGTACGAGCTCACCCGTTTGGTTGGCTTCTACCGTTACTCCTGTCTTCTTTGGGACTACCTGGACCGGACTCACCCAAGGGCTATCAGATATTGCAAAGATGATCCCCACATCTAGCAAttttaaaatctctttctttacaACTTCCATCATGAGGGGATTAAGCCTCCTTTGAGCCTGCCTAACAGGTTTGACATCCTCTTCTAGTCTAATCCGGTGCATACAGATGGCCGGGCTGATTCCCTTAATGTCAGCAATTGTCCAACCTATCGCCTCTTTATGCTCTCTAAGGACCCGGATCAGTTTCTCCTCCTGGGTTTTTGACAGTGCCGATGAGATAATCACCGGGAGTGTCTCATTATCACCCAGATATGCATATTTCAGGTGCTCTGGTAGAGGTTTCAACTCCAGTacaggtgcctgcaccacagatggcAATACCCTCTGGTGAGGTTAGGGAGTAAATATAGGTAAGACTTCATATCTTTTCGTGGTGGTCTGCAATGAGTGTAATGCACCTATTGTGCATTTTAGATCTTCACTCCACTCCACCTCAGGAGTTGTTTCCAACTCGAGGTGCTTGGTCAAAGCTACCTCCAACTCATCCCTGCCAACAGTTTCAAATACTTCCTGCACCGCAGGGTCAATAGCACTCACAGAGAAAACTGAGCTAAAGTTGGAGTTTGAGGGATATTTCATAGTATCAAAGATATTAAAGTGCACAATTTCCCCATCAAATTCCATGGATAaggtacccttattaacatcaatttttgtttgtgCTGTGCTCATAAAGGGTCTACCCAATAACAAAGGTGAGGGATCAGGGGAGTGATCATCATCCatatcaagtacataaaaatcagctggaAACACCAAATCATTAACTTTCACCAACACATCTTCAACCAACCCATCAGGATATGCATTAGTGCGGTCAGCTAATTGAATGATTATTccagtttcttttaatggacctAGCTTTAGAGAAGCATATATAGAtttaggcatgacattaattgatGCTCCCAAGTCCAACATGGCCCTTCTAATCACAGTGTTCCCTATCCTACAggggatagtaaacatacctgggtccccGCACTTGGGTGGAAACTTTCTCTGCAGGACCGCTGACACATTCTCCCCAACAATAACCCGTTCATCTCCCCTCAATCGCCTTCGGTTGACACACAAGTCCCTTAGGAATTTGGCatattttggtacttgtttgATTGCGTCTAAGAGGGGGATGTTTATCTCAACCTTGCGAAAAACCTCCAAAATCTCCTTTTCCTTATCCTGCTTCTTCGATTTTTTCAACCTGCTAGGGAAAGGAGGCAGGTTAGTTTTAGCTGTAATTACTGGGTCAGGAAGTACCTTTGGGTCTGCACCATTGCTGTTCTCCCTTTCAAGctcattttcgatcttttcctcATCCTTATCCTTAGGGATCACAGGTTCAGGcccctgaatttccttcccGCTCCTCAGAGTCATGGCGCTCACATTCTTCGGGTTCAACTCAGGTTGAGATGGCAGCTTCCCTTGGTTCTGGGAATCCAAATGGTTGATTGTTGTGGCCATTTGACTTATCTGATTCCTTATATCCTGCATTTCGGAGTCCGTCCTTTGCTGACTTTGCACCATGGTTGTCATCATTTGTTGATTTTGCGCCATGGTTTGtcatcatttgtttcatcatctcctccaaaGATGGACCAGAGCTTGGGGGCGGAGGTGGTCGGGATTGGTATTGCTGCTGGTACCCTGGTGGCTTATTtggcacaaagttagactgccTGTTCGGTGTAAAGTTGGGTTGCCTATTCCCTCAATAACTGAGGTTGGGATGATCTCTCCACCCGGGGTTGTAGGTGCTTGAGTAAGGGTCGTACTGCTTCCTTGGCGCGGCGCGTGGtcagccatgttcacctgttctgcagtttcttccTGAATCATTGGGCACATGTCTGCAGAGTGACCTATACCAGTGCAAATCCCGCATGCCCTGGCTTGTGATGCATTTCTCACAGCCTGTTGCCTAACAAACGCGGTCAACTCAGTTAGCTGCTGCTGCATGGAGGGTGTCTCTACCTCATTCACCCTGCGTATTGGACAATCCTCTCGCGTACCGAATTGTTGTGAATTCTCTGCCATCCTCTCAATCAACTCCCGTGCTTCTtgaggggttttgttcaccagtgcccctccacttgcagcatcaattatGCTCCTGTCCCCAAAAAGGAgcccctcataaaaatactgaATGAGCAACTGCTCGCTTATCTGGTGCTGGGGACACTTGTGCAACAAGAAGTTGAACCGTTCCCAATACTCATAGAGTGACTCCCCTGGGTGCTGCTTGATCCCACAAATTTCTTTCCTCAGACTTACAGCCCTGGacgcaggaaaatatttatctaaaaattttttcttcaattggtcccacgtggtgatgCTACCTGGTGACAGGTAGTACAGCCAGTCCTTCGCAGAATCTTTCAAGGAGAAGGgaaatgccctcatttttatctgctcttctgtAATGCCCGGGGGCTTCATGCTGTTGCACACGACATCAAACTCCTGCAGATGCTTATACggctcctcacctggtaaaTCATGGAAAGAGGGTAAAAGAGAAATCAAaccagattttaactcaaatgaagtgttttcactcaaactcgggaaagtaatgcacaaaggctgctgatttaaattaggggcagccaactcccttaatgttcgtgCATTAGCCATGGGAATTTCTTCTTGCTCCGAGTCACTCGAAGTGTCACCAAATGAATCTGTTGGTTCAACTCCTGACTCAGGTCTCTGAGATGTAGCACTGGagtgctcctctctgagctgtctggtttccttcctcgttctacgcgcgatcttctctacttcagggtcaaaaatcaaatcacctGTACGAAAAGATCGAGGCATACACTagaagaaaaccagaaaattaggacaaaaaatgaatttaaaaagaaacaaataataatgccagtccccggcaacggcgccaaaaattgacaggttgtcagcctgtgcaataataaaacctgctcaaactaaaagtaatttctgtagacagcggtaagcagggtcgaatccacagggactgggagtaattgttccTTTTCAAACTCACAGTGACaaaggggggtgtttttgtggatagacaactaaaaataattaaacaatccaactaaaaacaaataattaactagcacaagtttagcaggaattaaatcaagcataaataaattctagccaaggacgCAACTACTCTGGCACAGTCCaatcatccgatcattgatgcaagagatGTTTACTTAAtgtattaataggctagttatagtctgacgaccaatttttccttaaattattgataaccaaggtacgaccgttgattacccctaatcagcaaatactcctaggtacgaccataggaagtaattttccaattgcattaataactagaaaaacctagccctaatcaataacacgctacgaggattatttaaattagatcgcacgttcccctaatgtgtaaacacaccagttgccactaatattaatcaatcaaacaattacggatttaattgactaaattggcacgagattaataaatcacattgaacaccgggcccttgacatccaattaataaaataatcccatgaaaattcaagcagacaacgtgcaaatattaataaattaaggaacacgtgaaaattaattagatctTACAGATTTTCGGGagtgcgccgtcgagttgacccttgactagatggaaggcttagccacgccgcataatgaaatcaccacacgaattaataaattgcaaaggcattgcgttttctATTAGGAAGTAAGGAATAAaaggtgtttttcccgttgggaaatattgtcgaacacctggcgtgtgtcagaggccagtcaggagaaggaaagaaaaactaaagactaggctaaaaactaaactaaaagatAAACTAAAAACTAGCCATGTCTTCTTTCCCTACGTTCCctatttaagaaacaaaagaaagatagactaaagctatctaggtggtccccacacatgtggacaaagcctcccaagtacttcttgttccaagtctctttTACGTAGCTTTTtttgaagagcccaaatgacttatagctttgtggtccccaccaatccaagggcccaaggattgaatcccttagaagtctccatattcttcataaaatccctcctttttggtagttttctgtttcattcctgaaattaagtccagataccaaatatgagtagatatcagcaattaacacaatatttatcaggggtaaaaggggaaattaataataaaattactaacaaattataccctatcagtCTCTGCAGGAATGGTTGTTGAAAGCCTAAGGGATTTGGAGCATAGCTGAAGTTGGGGTGGTTCTGCCACCTCGGATTATATGTGGGCGCATATGGGTCATTTCTCCTTTGGGATGGTCCAGGCAAACCTCCCATGGCACTGGTTTGCTCGTGAGGGTCTTCTTAGAGGGTCGGGCACATATCGGTCGCATGTTCAGGGGCAGCACATATCCCACATGCTTTAGTTGCATGTACTTGCCCTATAGCCATTTGACGAACTAATGTAGTTAGCTCCGTTAATCTATTTGCGAGGTCAGAATGATTTACCTTATTGACCCTTCTAGTCACTGCCTCAAATCTGACTCCAAACTGTTGAGAATTCTCAGCCATGTTCGAGATAAGGCGTTTGGCTTCATCTGTTGTCTTATTTACTAAAGCACTGCCACTCGCTGCATCTACCATACTTCTATCCATGGGTAGCAGTCCCTCGTAAAAATACTAGATCAGCAATTGGTCAGGGATCTGATGGTGCAGGCAACTAGCACACAACTGTTTGAACCGCTTCCAATATTCATAGAGAATTTCTCCATTAGCCTGCCTAACTTCACATATTTCCTTCCTGATGTTGATGGCCCTAGAGACTGGGAAGAACTTCTCAAGGAATTGCCATTTCAATCTTTCCCACGTAGTGATGGACCCCAATGGCAAGTAAAATAACCAGTCCTTAGCCTTGTCTACTAGGAAGAAAGGAAACGCGCGCAGCTTGATTTGTTCTTCCATAACTCCATGAGGTTTCATGGATGAACATACTACATGGAATTCCTTCAAGTGCTTGTGTGAGTTCTCACCTGCAACACCGCGAAAAGTAGGTAACAAATGAATCAATCTTAATTTTAATTCAAAAGCCTACTCAGTGTCAGGATACGTAATGCACAGAGGCTGTTGGTTAACATTTGGGGTTGCAAGTTCCCTCAAAATCCTTTGGGCTACCATTGTTTCGTTGGGTCCAATCAAGTCTGCTTCCAATTCAACGGATGAATCACTTAAGTCAGAATTTTGTTCCAGTCCGAGAAGTATTGCCGCTGAAACTTGTTGCTTTTGCAACTTAGTCTCCCTCCTTGCTGCTTTCTCGATCTCTGGGTCAAATTCGAGTGTTCCTGTACAGGAAGATCGAGGCATAAAACATGGGCTAAACAAAGCCTGTGCAATAAATAACTTCAAACACCAGATCCCTGACAACGGTGCCAAAATTTGGTAGTTGTCAAactatcaaaaataaaatttatattaagACCTACTCCCAAAATTGAACGAACatagtggtgagtagggtcATCTCCTCAGGAAACTGGTAGATTTATCACACACAGATAATTTGGAGGGTTTTAGAAAGGAAGATAAAAAGAACAAATTAAAGACGTAAGGTTACTGAATTTTCAACTGCAAGAAGTGTAGTAACTACAGAATATAATAAACAATTAATTGACACAATCCAATTAAGGAAATAATTTTGACACCGGCTCACACAATTGATTATAGATACCTGAATTAATTCACACGTTCGCAAATAAATTGGTTAAAACAATTCAACAACCGCCAAACTACTAATCTCTCCTTAATTATATGGTGGTTCAGAGACGCTCGTAAACCACTCCCTTGTAAAATAGACAACCCCAGAGACGCTCGTGAAATTTAATCTATTCACAGTTTTAGGAATTGGAGAGATCCAATTCTAGttaacaaacacacatgcgggCTCATTTAGATTAGATTAACTATTCCTACGATACAAATTAAATTACTTGCAAGGCAATGAAATTGTGCCGTTTGTCACTAATTTTAAGACGATCAAATGATACGCACCCCCGTTTTAATTGGCAGTATACTATTCAGACAATTGAATAACTTGCCACATTAATCCAATAGATACAAACACTAATAGCCTATTATAACAAAGAATAATTAAATACCCACGAACGCAGAATTCAAAATAGCGCAAAACAATTAAAAAGATCTCACAATTATCTGTGCACCGGACCGTGATTATTTCTTAACAAGATAAAGGAGTTTAGCCTTGCCTCATCACGAAGACGCAATCCAAAGCTTTAATGTAATTTTTGTTCATGAAAAAAGTAAAGCAACTAATCTAGCAACCTCGAAATCCCAACTCACgttaggaagaaaagaaaaagatgacaAGTCCGTGTACTAGTCGGTTGCTTTTGCTCTTTTAAAGTAATTCCGCTGCCACCTCTCTAGCCAATCAAGTGGTTTGTATCTATAAGGGATCcatttccttatttttctcCTTGAGTTGTTGCCAAAAGAGTCTCTGAAGATGTTTCCTAATCTTACGCAGCTTCATAACGTATCTCCCAACAATAGTGGCGGCTTCCAAGGATAAGTCCGTGGTCTGTCTTTTTTACACAACTCTGTGGTCTCTGACGTGGGCACGCTCTAGAATGACTAGTCTTCTAGAATTTGGCCTCTTTTCATCACTTTTGACACTAATCGTTTGCAACTGACACAAATACCAATTACGAGTAGAAACCCATTACTTTGCATAATAAGTGGCTAAAATTGAGACTAAATACCATCAAATAAAATACACAATTGTCTCATAATCAAAGATATCAGAAAGAAATTAAAGAGATCTCTTAAGTGATTAGCGAATACTTGTTGACTTAGAAAATCACTCCAATATCTCTGAGGATTCAAGTGTCAGTTAGTCAACATGAATCCAGGTACACTTCCGTAATTTtactgttaatttatttcttaataatcacCATAAAGATTTTGGACTTCATAGGTAATAGTTTTCATCAAAACTTAATATAAACAACCACCatcaagtggtatcagagcaggatatggttgattattaggaaataatttggTATTAATAATTCATAGTTTTCAAGTTATTTTTAACtagaattatttttgttttgattgTGCGCTAGTTGACAATCTTGAATTGTGGTTTTAATGTAATTTGTTTGCTTATATTTTCGGTAAATTTGCACTATCCAATTCATTGCTTTTGGTTGCATATAAATCAATGGCTTTGTCGAAATCAATAAGCATGACGCACAATCAAGTATAGATATTTGCTTTGTTTGTTATGATTAGTTGGCACATGGTTCAAATGCACGTGGTTCCAGGATTACATGTGCTTGTCTTGTTtgattgttgaattttgtgaacCTCATGATATGTTGGCACGAGTCATAATATGTGGGACCCACATACTTTCCATGATATAAGTTAACTTGGGGCTTGTTTGGAAGTGaagtttttggccaagttttttagctactagttttttaacaacttttgctacaggaaccccaaaaaacttatcaaaattttttacctacacactttaaaataatatacaaaaaatttcccttcaatttttcttctttttcctccccaCCCAACCGGCCATAACCTCCACCACCGCTTCCCGTGCCGGTAATGAAATCTCAACACCCCAAGCTAAAAATTGCACCCCGTCCACTTTTTTCTTGCGGATTTTTTCGCAACTGTATTCAAACAGTGCTCAGTCCGACCACCACCACTTCTCCAACACTCCCTTTCCCAGCCACCTCTGATCAGCCAACGCCAAAACCAacatcaccaccaccaccaccaccaccaccaccacctcctcctcctcctctccctCATCCACCGTCTTCCTCTCATCCACCACATGCACCGACCAAACCCGATTCGGAATCATCCTCATCTTCCACAAACACCTCCCAGAGCTTCACCCAATTGAGGTTCCCACTGACTAACTCCCTCATCTCTCACCATTTTATACACCCGTATCAGCAAACTCAAGAAAAGCCAAAGATTTCGGAGCCCACCCCACCAAGAAAAGCGCCTGATTCTCTGCCGCCGCCGCAACTATCTGCTACCAAGttggaagaaacttttcatgtTGCGGAGCTTCATTTCAGCTCTGGATCCGACGAAGACAAGCTCGGCGCGCTACACCTGCTAGAAAAGTCACTCGTTCCAAACCCACGCGCAGTCGCGGACGGTGGAGATGCAGGGGCATGCCCGGCTACGGTCATGAAATGGGTAGTGGGCTGTCTAAAAGAAAGGGTCATG
This portion of the Coffea eugenioides isolate CCC68of chromosome 11, Ceug_1.0, whole genome shotgun sequence genome encodes:
- the LOC113752275 gene encoding uncharacterized protein LOC113752275 — translated: MKSQHPKLKIAPRPLFSCGFFRNCIQTVLSPTTTTSPTLPFPSFTQLRFPLTNSLISHHFIHPYQQTQEKPKISEPTPPRKAPDSLPPPQLSATKLEETFHVAELHFSSGSDEDKLGALHLLEKSLVPNPRAVADGGDAGACPATVMKWVVGCLKERVMAKSAQSKPR